The Trachemys scripta elegans isolate TJP31775 chromosome 14, CAS_Tse_1.0, whole genome shotgun sequence genome segment NNNNNNNNNNNNNNNNNNNNNNNNNNNNNNNNNNNNNNNNNNNNNNNNNNNNNNNNNNNNNNNNNNNNNNNNNNNNNNNNNNNNNNNNNNNNNNNNNNNNNNNNNNNNNNNNNNNNNNNNNNNNNNNNNNNNNNNNNNNNNNNNNNNNNNNNNNNNNNNNNNNNNNNNNNNNNNNNNNNNNNNNNNNNNNNNNNNNNNNNNNNNNNNNNNNNNNNNNNNNNNNNNNNNNNNNNNNNNNNNNNNNNNNNNNNNNNNNNNNNNNNNNNNNNNNNNNNNNNNNNNNNNNNNNNNNNNNNNNNNNNNNNNNNNNNNNNNNNNNNNNNNNNNNNNNNNNNNNNNNNNNNNNNNNNNNNNNNNNNNNNNNNNNNNNNNNNNNNNNNNNNNNNNNNNNNNNNNNNNNNNNNNNNNNNNNNNNNNNNNNNNNNNNNNNNNNNNNNNNNNNNNNNNNNNNNNNNNNNNNNNNNNNNNNNNNNNNNNNNNNNNNNNNNNNNNNNNNNNNNNNNNNNNNNNNNNNNNNNNNNNNNNNNNNNNNNNNNNNNNNNNNNNNNNNNNNNNNNNNNNNNNNNNNNNNNNNNNNNNNNNNNNNNNNNNNNNNNNNNNNNNNNNNNNNNNNNNNNNNNNNNNNNNNNNNNNNNNNNNNNNNNNNNNNNNNNNNNNNNNNNNNNNNNNNNNNNNNNNNNNNNNNNNNNNNNNNNNNNNNNNNNNNNNNNNNNNNNNNNNNNNNNNNNNNNNNNNNNNNNNNNNNNNNNNNNNNNNNNNNNNNNNNNNNNNNNNNNNNNNNNNNNNNNNNNNNNNNNNNNNNNNNNNNNNNNNNNNNNNNNNNNNNNNNNNNNNNNNNNNNNNNNNNNNNNNNNNNNNNNNNNNNNNNNNNNNNNNNNNNNNNNNNNNNNNNNNNNNNNNNNNNNNNNNNNNNNNNNNNNNNNNNNNNNNNNNNNNNNNNNNNNNNNNNNNNNNNNNNNNNNNNNNTGCTGTCaaataaaattgcaatgaatgtTGCACCCACATCAactcaaatatatttaatttatttttaattattcattattaaaGCTgctcaaaaatgaaaattatatttttgtggaaaatgtcaTTGTTTTATAACATCCCATAGTATTGCTTTTGGATGGGGGTGgacaaaaaaatgaaactggagactgaaaagtgtttggttttcagTAAACTTCTCTAGTAAAAATGGCAAGTTTATGGTAAACATTTTCTAGTTTtgggaaaagatttctgataTTGAAAACTTTTCccccaaaacctgaaaaaatatacaaaaatgttttccatCTCCAGGTTTtcataaaaccaaaaccaaaaacgaCTTCCTCCCACCATCGCTACTCATTATGAATTATCCTCCAAGTAACTATTATCCCTATTGGATGGATCACAAACTGAGGAAGGGAGCTGTGAAGGGCCTGAACAAAGCCAGAGGAATAGTTGGGATCAGATCTCAGGGCACCTTGGACCTTagcttttaattaattaattaattaattatctgaTAGTTGCACCTAAAATGAGAGGCCCATTATATTAGGTAAGACAGTCTCCACCCCAAGAAGCTTACAGTAGAAAAGACAAGCAAAGGGTGCAAGGGAAAAGACAGCCCTAgggaatgactttcccaaggtaacacagcaggtcagcagcagggctaagTCCTGTGTGCCCTTAGTGTTTGCCTCACAATCTTTCCTCTAGACCCTGCTGCTTTGttttaattatgattattttagTTTCTGGAAACTCTTCAGGGAAGTAGAGGGCAAGAGAAATTAATTGTTGGCTCTGGGCTGTTGAGGGCTCCAGGGAGTGAGTCCAACAAGCCCATAGAAAACAGACATGGATAAATCATCTTCCTGCAGCACCAATGTTTTGGACACACAGCTCATCTGCAGACAGCACAGATCTCAGTGtatttcctgcagctcagcctcAGTGTGATGGGGGAACGGCCTCTCATAATACAGTGATCGGGGCattagatagagagatagatcgATAGAGGGGTGGGCATGGGGCTAGagagagatagggtgaccagatgtcccgattttatagtcctcatatttggggctttttcttatataggctcctattaccccccaccccatcccgatttttcacacttgctgtctggtcaccctagagagagAGGGGTAACCAATTGCAGTCTGTAGCTGGAGGAGAAAAGACATCTCAGTCTGGGAGGATTCCACACACAACGGCACAGTAAGTTTGCTCTTGGAATGAAATATATTTGTGGGTTACAGAGTGGCACTTTAAGGATGAAATTGTAAGtgacaatagattttttttcatagtttCACTCTTACCTCACTTTTggcatgggaaactgaggcagtccaAAGCATTTACCTTAGGAAAGAGGGGGCAGAAtatttatgcctcagtttcattCTATTGGGAGTGGGGGAATTGATCAAAttgacacacacattttttagAATGGATCGAGGAGTTTACATTAAAATTGTCCAAACATTGTGACAAACACTATCGGCTCAttgttgcttttctctctgtATACATTAGTTTCTTGTTATTTCTGTCTATCTGtctgtttatatttttctctATATATTACTTTGTTTATACTTCTCGATCTACCTGTTAGTTTGGGTTAGTTCTGtgtttctctctcactttctgtatCTGTTCTTTTCTTACTTGTGTCTCTCTGTTAGTTTGTTGTTAGATCTATcaaactatctatctatctatctagcatCAGTTTGTGTCTAGTTCTCAGTTTATTGTTTTGTCTGTCTATTAGACTGCTGCAAGGGTAGTTGAGTCAAGTGGGTTAGAGTAGTggggactaggagccaggattcctgtgttctatccccagctctggaatGGGAGTGGGGTCAAGTAGCTCAGAGTAGCagggactgagagccaggactcctgagttttaTATGTGACTCTGACAGGAAGTTCAGTCCAGTGTGTAGAGGAGCCAGAATTGGGCAGTTCCATTTCTGTCTCTCATAAGGACTGTGGGACAGGCACCCCTCAATGCTTGAAGCTGAATGCTTAGGGCACTCGGCTGGCCTGTGACAAACTCAGGTTCAATCCCTCCCTCTGACTgatgatgagaagggatttgaattccCAATTTATAGCAGGGTGCCTGAGCTGCTAGGCTACAGACTGTTCTGAAATGAGactgtctcagtctctcctgttgaagcttcTCCACGTTGTatcaataattaaatagtcattggagcaaggatttgaacttggCTCTTCCAGACACCAGATGAGTGCCCAACTACCACGCTGGAGAATCACTCTCATGTCCCTACCCTGGCCCAAGGCTCTTCATTGTCACTCGCAGCAGTCCTTCCTGATGGCAGTGGAGAGTCACTGGGATAGAGGCTGAGATGCAGTCTGACGTAGTGGTTAGtggaggggactgggagtcatgaCACCTCACTcgtgttcccagctctgggagggagttgagtCCAGTGGGTAGAGCTAGAACTCCTGGCCTGtatttccagctctgggaggggtgttGGATTTAGTAGTTTAGAGCAGGGGgcgaactgggagtcaggactcctgggttctcttccaagctctgggaggaagtttagTTGAGTGGTTAGAGAAGCAGGATGGGAGCCGGAACGTCTGTGTCTCGCAGCGAGCATGGAAATCTTGCTAGAACTGGGGATGAGGCATCAGGACTCCTGAGCTGTATTCATGATTCGAGTTCACTGTGTAATTATGGCTGGGTTTGGTCACCTCCATTTGAGATGCTGCTCCCATTTAGGCAATATAAATGGGGAGTAATTCCATGGCATGCTATGAAATTACCCCACATTCGCAGCATGTCCCTGACAGCAGAATCTGTCCAGCCAGACCCCCGATTCCCCTCAGTAAACTAAGGGTAGTAACATTTATACAACGTTATCCAGAGTTCACCCACCTTTGAGCGAGAGAGGTAAACAAATACCTCAAAAGCTGTTGTACCTAATTTTCCTCTCCAtcaccctggtgtaaattaggagtcACTGCACTGGAGTCCATTGAGCTGATTCTACTTTCTCtcactccagtgtaaatcaggaataacaccattggagtcagtgggactgtTTTCCCCATTCCGATATTACACCAATCTTCACAAGCTAAGGGTCTGACTCAAGGAAATTAAGGTGGTTTTCACAAAAAGGAGAGTTATTTTATTGATCTAATCCTGGCCCTTGCTCTTGTCCCTCCCTCTGCAACCATTACACAATAtcctgagaaagaaaatgtccaaccGAACCACCGTGACCAagttccttctcctgggattctctgatgttcgggagctgcagattttgcactttgTGGGGTTTCTAGTGATCTACCTGGCAGCCCTGGTGGGGAATCTTCTTATCTTCATGGCCATAGCCTTCGACCACCACCTTCACactcccatgtacttcttcctgatgaATTTGTCCATCCTAGACCTTGGCTCCATCTCTGTCACCATCCCCAAATCCATGGCCAACTCCCTCATGAACACCAGGTCCATTTCCTATGCTGGATGTGTTGCCCAagtctttttcctcttcttcttgGTGGGAGCAGATTTTTCCCTTCTCACCATCATGGCATACGACCGATATATCGCAATCTGCAAACCACTGCACTATGAGACAATAATGAAGAGCAGAACTTGTGTTGAAATGGCAGCTAGTGCCTGGATCAGTGGGCTTCTCTACTCTGTGCTACACACCGGGAACACGTTTGCATTGACCTTCTGTGGCAGCAACATggtggatcagttcttctgtgaaatcccccagctacTGAAGCTCTCCTGCTCTGACTCCTATCTGAGTGAAGTTGGGGTTCTTGCATTTAGTGTGTGTTTAGTCTTAGGCTGCTTTGTTTTTATCATTGTGTCATATGTTCAGATCTTCAAATCAGTGCTCAgaatcccctctgagcagggACGGCATAAAGCCGCTTTGTTTTTATCATTGTGTCATATGTTCAGATCTTCAAATCAGTGCTCAgaatcccctctgagcagggACGGCATAAAGCCCTATCCACCTGCCTTCCTCACCTCACTGTGGTCTCCTTGTTTGTTTGCAGTGGCATTTTTGCTTATCTgaaacccacctccagctccccaTCTGCTATGGAACTTGTGGTGGGTGTTCTCTATTCCGTATTGCCACAAATCATGAATCCAATTGTCTACAGCATTAGGAACAAGGAGATGAAAGCTGCCCTGAGGAGATTGACTGGGTGTAGGTAATTCACCAA includes the following:
- the LOC117887485 gene encoding olfactory receptor 14A16-like, coding for MSNRTTVTKFLLLGFSDVRELQILHFVGFLVIYLAALVGNLLIFMAIAFDHHLHTPMYFFLMNLSILDLGSISVTIPKSMANSLMNTRSISYAGCVAQVFFLFFLVGADFSLLTIMAYDRYIAICKPLHYETIMKSRTCVEMAASAWISGLLYSVLHTGNTFALTFCGSNMVDQFFCEIPQLLKLSCSDSYLSEVGVLAFSVCLVLGCFVFIIVSYVQIFKSIFKSVLRIPSEQGRHKALSTCLPHLTVVSLFVCSGIFAYLKPTSSSPSAMELVVGVLYSVLPQIMNPIVYSIRNKEMKAALRRLTGCR